GCGCCCGGTATATGCCCACCGCGTAAGGCACTCTCGTTTGATCCTGGCGGCGCAGTAATCTTGCCAGTGTATTCCTCCTGAGTGCGAACATCAATTAGTTGGGTTGAATCGCCAATGGCAGCTTCAATATCCTCACGTGTCGCTCGCAATTCACTGTGCTGTGCCTGAACAATATAGTTGGTCGGCTTGGGGTCTGGAACCGATGTTTCCATCGGATATCCATGCTCTTCCCAGTAGTTCCGGCCTCCGTCCATCACACGGATATCTCCGTGGCCGTAATAACTCATCATCCAATAGAAGTGAGTTGCGAACCAGTTGGCATTGTCACCATAGACAACGATTGTCGTGTCCTCGGTGATTCCGCACTCGCCCAAAACGCGCTCAAGTTCGCTTGGGCCAACGATATCACGACTTGACTCGGAGCGGAGATCATTACGCCAATCCAGTCCGATAGCCCCCGGGATATGCCGTTCCGTATAGAAACTAGTGTCCACGTCAACCTCGAGGAGTCGGTATGATGGGTCATTGCTGGTAAACTGACCTAGATGGGCCTCAACCCAGTCTGGACTCACCAAGATATCATCTGGATACGGTTCGTCGTCTGTGGTGTGGCTGCCGTCTGGATTCGTTGGAGTCATGGGTCAGCTGGGTACTGTGATGCGTAATGCTCGGCGAGCTGTGCGGTTGCCCTCCGAAGTCGATATGACGCTGTTGATTCGGGTATCCCGAGATCAGCTGCGAGGTCAGCGATAGAGACCTGTCGTGGAGTCTCGAAATATCCCCTGTCAACTGCGTGGGTAAGTATATCTCGTTGGTCGTTGGGAAGTGCTTGTGGAGTGACTAACTCATTTCGCCACTGGCTTGACTCATCAAGCCGCTCAAACGTGAACGTCACATCCGCTCCAATACGTGCGGAGATAGTATCATAGATTAATCCCATCTTTTCATCGGATCGGAGTAGTACCCGATACCGCTCTGTGTCGGCTTGTTTGAATACCTCCACTAACGCACCATCAGAGATGTACTGGGATGTGATCGTTGCGACTGCGTCACGGTACCGAATGTCGCCAAGATATGAGTAGATCACTCGACGCGTGGACGTATCGGTCAGCAGGTCATGATAACGTGTTGCCCCAATATCTCTGTCACTAATCGATTCACGGTCCAACGACGGGTTCAATGCGGCCTCAGTTGCGGCTTCAAGCGCACCTGTCTCGCCGATGATTGACTCGAGTCGCACCATCCGATTGGGGCATGTCGAGATATAGAAACTGTGTGACTGTAGACTGGTATGTGCTTGGAACAAGTCGGTGTAGACGTGATCGGGTTGCCGCTGGATGGTGAACACGAATTCATACATGTAATGCTACCCCCGTTCTACCGGCTGAGCAGTGATACACAGGTCTCAATATGAAGAAATCAACCTCAGTGACACTGTGACGATGAAGTACTGAGCTGTCAGTATGAGCCAGGTGCCCTTCCGGAGTGATTGTCACATCTAACGGTTAGGCTGAGACAGGATAAGGGGGCAGTTGGTCTAAGCCAAGTCCCGAGTTATCTCGACTTATTTCTACACTTCATTCTTATTTGTCGAGGACTCTGAATCTTCTCTCTCTTCTTCTCCACCATCTGTGAGGACAAATTGCTCTTCAAACCACTGGAACTCACGGGAGAATTGATCGATTTCCTTGAGATTCCATGGGTCACCGTCCTCGACGTCAGGCCCTTCGTAATACGACTGGACCATATTCCAAATCCAGATGATTTGTGCGAACATAATAAAGAACGCGCCAATTGTTGCGACTTGGTGGAGCGTTGTTACTTGTGCTAACGGTGCGATGAGGCTGTTAAATTCATACGTGGCGTACCGACGGGGCATTCCAAGATATCCCAGAAGCAACATTGCGAAGAACGTCAGGTTCACACCGATAGT
This portion of the Halosegnis longus genome encodes:
- a CDS encoding sulfurtransferase produces the protein MTPTNPDGSHTTDDEPYPDDILVSPDWVEAHLGQFTSNDPSYRLLEVDVDTSFYTERHIPGAIGLDWRNDLRSESSRDIVGPSELERVLGECGITEDTTIVVYGDNANWFATHFYWMMSYYGHGDIRVMDGGRNYWEEHGYPMETSVPDPKPTNYIVQAQHSELRATREDIEAAIGDSTQLIDVRTQEEYTGKITAPPGSNESALRGGHIPGAVNVFWAENIKPNRKFKSPSQLAAVYRDKGLLPEEQTVTYCRIGERSAVTWFVLHELLGYEQVANYDGSWVEWGNMINAPIETGE
- a CDS encoding helix-turn-helix domain-containing protein, which codes for MYEFVFTIQRQPDHVYTDLFQAHTSLQSHSFYISTCPNRMVRLESIIGETGALEAATEAALNPSLDRESISDRDIGATRYHDLLTDTSTRRVIYSYLGDIRYRDAVATITSQYISDGALVEVFKQADTERYRVLLRSDEKMGLIYDTISARIGADVTFTFERLDESSQWRNELVTPQALPNDQRDILTHAVDRGYFETPRQVSIADLAADLGIPESTASYRLRRATAQLAEHYASQYPADP